In Rhizobium sp. N324, a single genomic region encodes these proteins:
- a CDS encoding electron transfer flavoprotein-ubiquinone oxidoreductase produces MTETTELPERESMEFDVVIVGAGPAGLSAAIRLKQVNPELSVVVLEKGAEVGAHILSGAVVDPIGIDRLLPGWRDEADHPFKTEVTSDHFLLLGPAGSIRLPNALMPPLMNNHGNYIVSLGNVCRWLAGKAEELGVEIYPGFAAAEVLYDDKGAVIGVATGDMGIEKNGEPGPNYTRGMELRGKYTLIGEGVRGSLAKQLIAKFDLQKDREPQKFGIGIKELWQVKPENHKQGLVQHSFGWPLGMKTGGGSFLYHLEDNLVAVGFVVHLNYKNPYLYPFEEFQRFKTHPAIRGTFEGGKRLSYGARAITEGGYQSVPKLSFPGGALIGCSAGLVNVPRIKGSHNAVLSGMLAAEKLAAAIEAGRSHDEVAEIENDWRKGDIGKDLKRVRNVKPLWSKFGTALGVALGGLDMWTNTLFGFSFFGTLGHGKTDAQSLEPAAQHKPIAYPKPDGVLTFDRLSSVFLSNTNHEEDQPVHLQVKDMGLQKRSEHDIYAGPSTRYCPAGVYEWVEKDGQDTFVINAQNCVHCKTCDIKDPNQNINWVPPQGGEGPVYPNM; encoded by the coding sequence ATGACCGAGACGACTGAGTTGCCTGAACGCGAGAGCATGGAATTCGACGTGGTGATCGTCGGCGCCGGTCCGGCCGGTCTTTCGGCGGCGATCCGGCTGAAGCAGGTCAACCCGGAACTGTCGGTCGTGGTCCTGGAGAAGGGGGCCGAGGTCGGCGCCCATATCCTCTCGGGCGCCGTGGTCGATCCGATCGGCATCGACCGGCTGCTGCCCGGCTGGCGCGACGAGGCCGATCATCCGTTCAAGACGGAAGTCACATCAGACCACTTCCTGCTGCTCGGCCCGGCCGGCTCGATCCGCCTGCCGAATGCGCTGATGCCGCCCTTGATGAACAATCACGGCAACTACATCGTCTCGCTCGGCAACGTCTGTCGCTGGCTGGCGGGCAAGGCCGAAGAGCTCGGCGTCGAGATCTATCCGGGCTTTGCCGCCGCCGAAGTGCTCTACGACGACAAGGGCGCGGTCATCGGTGTCGCCACCGGCGACATGGGCATCGAGAAGAACGGCGAGCCCGGCCCGAACTATACCCGCGGCATGGAGCTGCGCGGCAAGTACACGCTGATCGGCGAAGGCGTGCGCGGTTCGCTTGCCAAGCAGCTGATCGCCAAGTTCGATCTGCAGAAGGATCGTGAGCCGCAGAAGTTCGGCATCGGCATCAAGGAACTCTGGCAGGTCAAGCCGGAGAACCACAAGCAGGGCCTGGTGCAGCACTCCTTTGGCTGGCCACTGGGGATGAAGACCGGCGGCGGTTCGTTCCTCTATCACCTCGAAGACAATCTGGTGGCGGTCGGCTTCGTCGTTCATCTCAATTACAAGAACCCTTACCTTTATCCCTTCGAGGAATTCCAGCGCTTTAAGACCCATCCGGCGATCCGCGGAACCTTCGAGGGCGGCAAGCGGCTCTCCTATGGGGCGCGTGCCATCACCGAGGGCGGTTATCAGTCGGTGCCGAAGCTGTCTTTCCCCGGCGGAGCGCTGATCGGCTGTTCGGCCGGTCTCGTCAACGTTCCCCGCATCAAGGGCAGCCACAATGCGGTGCTGTCGGGCATGCTCGCGGCCGAGAAGCTGGCCGCTGCCATCGAAGCTGGCCGCAGCCATGACGAGGTGGCCGAGATCGAGAACGACTGGCGCAAGGGCGACATCGGCAAGGATCTCAAGCGGGTGCGCAACGTCAAGCCGCTGTGGTCGAAGTTCGGCACGGCACTCGGTGTGGCGCTCGGAGGCCTCGACATGTGGACGAACACGCTGTTCGGCTTTTCTTTCTTCGGCACGCTTGGCCACGGCAAGACCGATGCGCAAAGCCTGGAACCGGCCGCGCAGCACAAGCCGATCGCCTATCCGAAGCCGGACGGCGTTTTGACCTTCGACCGCCTGTCCTCGGTGTTCCTGTCGAACACCAATCACGAGGAGGATCAGCCGGTGCATCTGCAGGTCAAGGACATGGGCCTGCAGAAGCGTTCGGAACACGACATCTATGCCGGCCCGTCGACGCGCTACTGTCCGGCCGGGGTCTACGAATGGGTGGAGAAGGACGGGCAGGACACCTTCGTCATCAACGCGCAGAACTGCGTGCACTGCAAGACCTGCGACATCAAGGACCCCAACCAGAACATCAACTGGGTGCCGCCACAGGGCGGCGAGGGGCCGGTCTATCCGAACATGTAG
- a CDS encoding Lrp/AsnC family transcriptional regulator gives MPNLDKFDIAILKCLQEDARATNVEIAEKVNLSPSPCLRRIRNLERSGVIRGYTADIDRKEVGLGLTVFVEFKVAHHSRENSEAQQQTLLAIPEIVSCFLISGTADFLAEVVVEDLAAYERLLTETLLTLPNASDIRSNFAIRSIKTHGPLKLPEGR, from the coding sequence ATGCCAAATCTCGATAAATTCGATATCGCCATCCTGAAGTGCCTGCAGGAGGATGCGCGGGCCACCAATGTCGAAATCGCCGAGAAGGTGAACCTCTCGCCGTCGCCCTGCCTGCGCCGCATCCGCAATCTCGAACGCTCCGGCGTCATCCGCGGTTACACCGCCGATATCGACCGCAAGGAGGTTGGTCTCGGCCTGACCGTCTTCGTCGAATTCAAGGTCGCCCATCACAGCCGCGAAAATTCCGAGGCGCAACAGCAGACACTGCTCGCCATCCCCGAGATCGTCTCCTGCTTTCTGATTTCGGGCACGGCCGATTTCCTCGCCGAAGTCGTGGTGGAGGACCTCGCCGCCTACGAACGGCTTCTGACGGAGACGCTGCTGACCCTGCCCAACGCCAGCGACATCCGCTCGAACTTCGCCATTCGCAGCATCAAGACGCACGGGCCGTTGAAGCTGCCCGAGGGAAGATGA
- a CDS encoding DMT family transporter has product MTTIAFTNDKSPSQALGYAGGAVTVLIWATWFLVTRHSAATPLGSIDIGLIRFGIPALVLSPVWLKTGLLPKTVPLHLLAIMVSGSGAVFFLLTTLAIHSTPAASSGILLGGSMPLAAALIGIVLFGERPDTTRIAGLVAIVAGVLILLTRSLADASLAWTSFVLLPAGAVLWASYTHAFRRSGLTAVQASALIAVWSFLIMGVLALIFGISLPQAPLPEIGLQVLSQGMLSGLVAMVAYGTAVRTLGGTQAAAFTALTPVLATLGGGLLLGEAIGLTEISAAVITGIGVALSTGIAAQRR; this is encoded by the coding sequence ATGACCACCATTGCATTTACCAACGACAAGTCGCCATCGCAGGCACTGGGTTATGCCGGCGGCGCTGTTACCGTGCTGATCTGGGCGACATGGTTTCTCGTCACCCGCCACAGCGCCGCAACGCCTCTCGGCTCGATCGACATCGGGCTGATCCGCTTCGGCATTCCCGCCCTGGTGCTGTCGCCGGTCTGGCTGAAGACAGGGCTGCTGCCGAAGACGGTGCCGCTGCATCTGCTGGCGATCATGGTGTCCGGCTCGGGCGCCGTCTTCTTCCTGCTGACCACGCTGGCAATCCATTCGACGCCGGCTGCCTCCTCAGGCATTCTGCTCGGCGGCTCGATGCCGCTCGCTGCGGCGCTGATCGGCATCGTGCTGTTTGGCGAAAGACCTGATACCACCCGCATCGCCGGGCTCGTCGCGATCGTCGCCGGCGTGCTGATCCTGCTGACGCGGAGCCTTGCGGACGCCTCGCTGGCATGGACGAGCTTCGTGCTGCTGCCGGCCGGCGCCGTTCTGTGGGCGAGCTATACTCATGCCTTCCGCCGCTCGGGCCTGACGGCCGTGCAGGCAAGCGCGCTGATCGCCGTCTGGTCCTTCCTGATCATGGGCGTGCTGGCGCTTATCTTCGGCATCTCGCTGCCGCAGGCGCCTCTCCCGGAAATCGGCCTGCAGGTGCTGAGCCAGGGTATGCTTTCCGGTCTCGTCGCCATGGTCGCCTACGGCACCGCCGTCAGGACCCTCGGCGGAACACAGGCCGCCGCCTTCACGGCGCTGACCCCGGTATTGGCAACGCTCGGCGGCGGCTTGTTGCTTGGCGAGGCGATCGGCCTGACGGAAATCAGCGCCGCCGTGATCACCGGCATCGGCGTTGCGCTTTCCACCGGGATCGCCGCCCAGCGCCGCTGA
- a CDS encoding L,D-transpeptidase: MTISRRGFLIALPLFVAGCSATGLNSQTNYAALPDEKFPLKQVPIDKIKPELRRQEVAYETTHAAGTIVVDTPARRAYYVLGDNRAVRYGVGVGREGLAFAGNAYIGRKAEWPSWTPTENMQAREERYRKLAGGMPGGPNNPLGARAMYLYRGGGDTHFRIHGTNQPQSIGLAMSSGCIRMMNHDVIDLYSRVEVGARVVVIQA; this comes from the coding sequence ATGACGATCTCCCGCCGGGGCTTCCTGATCGCTCTGCCGCTTTTTGTCGCCGGCTGCTCTGCGACCGGCCTGAACAGTCAGACGAATTACGCCGCACTTCCGGATGAAAAATTCCCCTTAAAGCAGGTGCCGATCGACAAGATCAAGCCGGAGCTCCGCCGTCAGGAAGTGGCCTATGAAACCACTCATGCAGCGGGCACGATCGTCGTCGATACCCCGGCACGGCGCGCTTACTATGTCCTCGGTGACAACAGGGCAGTGCGCTACGGCGTCGGCGTCGGCCGCGAGGGGCTGGCCTTTGCCGGCAACGCCTATATCGGCCGCAAGGCCGAGTGGCCGAGCTGGACGCCGACCGAAAACATGCAAGCCCGCGAAGAGCGTTATCGCAAGCTTGCCGGCGGCATGCCGGGCGGCCCGAACAACCCGCTCGGTGCACGGGCGATGTATCTCTATCGTGGCGGCGGCGACACGCATTTCCGTATTCACGGCACCAACCAGCCGCAATCGATCGGTCTCGCCATGTCGAGCGGCTGCATCCGCATGATGAACCACGACGTGATCGATCTCTACAGCCGCGTCGAGGTCGGCGCGAGGGTCGTCGTCATCCAGGCTTGA
- a CDS encoding MFS transporter: MSEIAINDSIDSQDEGLPSATTVALVQLALACGGFGIGTGEFAIMGLLPNVADTFSVTTPQAGYVISAYALGVVVGAPVIAVLAAKMARRTLLLTLMLVFAVGNILSAMAPTFESFTFLRFVTGLPHGAYFGVAALVAASMVPIHRRARAVGRVMLGLTVATLLGTPLTTFFGQSLDWQVAFWSVGIVGLLTVALIWFYVPKDRVSEEASFLRELGAFRRPQVWLTLGIAAVGYGGMFAMFSYIASTTTEVAMLPETAVPIMLVLFGVGMNAGNFIGSWLADKSLLGTIGGSLVYNIVVLTTFSLTAANPYMLGLSVFLVGCGFAAGPALQTRLMDVAADAQTLAAASNHSAFNIANAIGAWLGGLVIAWGYGFAATGYVGAALSFLGLFVFAASVRLERRSRSMQAA; the protein is encoded by the coding sequence CAGTTGGCGCTCGCCTGCGGCGGCTTCGGCATCGGCACCGGTGAATTTGCGATCATGGGGCTGCTGCCGAATGTCGCCGATACTTTCTCGGTGACGACGCCGCAGGCCGGCTACGTCATCAGCGCCTATGCGCTCGGCGTCGTCGTCGGCGCGCCCGTTATCGCTGTGCTCGCCGCCAAGATGGCGCGCCGCACGCTGCTCCTGACACTGATGCTGGTTTTTGCCGTCGGAAATATCCTCAGCGCCATGGCGCCGACTTTCGAATCCTTCACCTTCCTGCGCTTCGTGACCGGACTGCCGCACGGCGCCTATTTCGGCGTCGCCGCCCTGGTCGCCGCCTCGATGGTGCCGATACATCGCCGCGCCCGTGCCGTCGGCCGCGTCATGCTCGGCCTCACCGTCGCTACTCTTCTCGGCACGCCGCTGACGACGTTTTTCGGCCAGTCGCTCGACTGGCAGGTGGCGTTCTGGTCGGTCGGCATCGTCGGCCTGCTGACGGTGGCGCTGATCTGGTTCTACGTTCCCAAGGACAGGGTTTCCGAAGAGGCAAGCTTCCTGCGCGAACTCGGCGCCTTCCGCCGGCCGCAGGTATGGCTGACGCTCGGCATCGCCGCCGTCGGTTACGGCGGCATGTTTGCAATGTTCAGCTATATCGCCTCGACGACCACTGAGGTGGCGATGCTGCCGGAAACGGCCGTCCCGATCATGCTGGTGCTGTTCGGCGTCGGCATGAATGCCGGCAATTTCATTGGCTCCTGGCTTGCCGACAAATCGCTGCTCGGCACGATCGGCGGCTCGCTCGTCTATAATATCGTCGTGCTGACCACCTTTTCGCTGACCGCCGCCAATCCCTATATGCTCGGCCTCTCGGTCTTCCTGGTCGGCTGCGGTTTTGCCGCCGGCCCGGCGCTGCAGACGCGGCTGATGGATGTCGCCGCCGATGCGCAGACGCTTGCCGCCGCTTCCAACCATTCCGCCTTCAACATCGCCAATGCGATCGGCGCCTGGCTCGGCGGGCTCGTCATCGCCTGGGGCTACGGTTTTGCGGCAACCGGTTATGTCGGCGCGGCACTCTCTTTCCTCGGCCTCTTCGTCTTTGCAGCCTCCGTGCGGCTGGAGCGCCGCAGCCGGAGCATGCAGGCTGCGTAA
- the mgtE gene encoding magnesium transporter: MNINRFPLRAGHAARTFINNSRGATIAERVDALNALTVQDAGRVLTGMPLDYAVNILDRPELRNAAQILALISAEDAARLLHGMSNDRVADVLLELDGETRGRLFASLDEPVRIAIQHLMGYPPRTAGGIMTTEFVSVPVSWTVAQTLDHVRQVERSRETVYAIYVLDEASHALMHVVTLRRLITGEPEASILSVAQKGTPVSADPLMKQEDVARLIRKHDLLALPVTDDHGQVLGIVTVDDVIDTMISDTTEAAQRFGGMEALGQPYMKIGFAGMIRKRAGWLAALFLGEMLTASAMQHFEGELEKAVVLTLFIPLIMSSGGNSGSQATSLIIRALALGELKLSDWWKVLLRELPTGIVLGAILGLVGFIRIVFWQSSGLYDYGPHWQMVAVTVFAALIGIVTFGSICGSMLPFLLQKLRLDPASASAPFVATLVDVTGLVIYFSVALLILSGTLL; this comes from the coding sequence ATGAACATCAATCGCTTCCCACTTCGGGCAGGCCATGCCGCCCGTACCTTCATCAACAACAGCCGCGGCGCAACGATCGCCGAACGCGTCGATGCGTTGAACGCGCTGACCGTCCAGGACGCCGGGCGTGTGCTGACCGGCATGCCGCTCGACTATGCCGTCAACATTCTCGACCGGCCGGAGCTGCGCAACGCCGCACAGATCCTGGCGCTGATCAGCGCCGAGGACGCCGCACGGCTGCTGCACGGCATGTCCAACGACCGTGTCGCCGACGTGCTGCTCGAACTCGACGGCGAGACCCGCGGCCGGCTGTTTGCCAGCCTCGACGAGCCGGTGCGCATCGCGATCCAGCACCTGATGGGCTATCCGCCGCGCACGGCCGGCGGCATCATGACGACGGAATTCGTCAGCGTGCCGGTCAGCTGGACTGTTGCCCAGACGCTCGATCATGTGCGCCAGGTCGAACGCTCGCGGGAAACCGTCTACGCCATCTATGTGCTCGACGAGGCCAGCCATGCGCTCATGCATGTGGTGACGCTGCGCCGCCTCATCACCGGCGAGCCTGAGGCTTCCATCCTTTCGGTGGCGCAGAAGGGCACGCCGGTTTCGGCCGATCCGCTGATGAAGCAGGAGGATGTCGCCCGGCTGATCCGCAAGCACGACCTGCTCGCCTTGCCGGTCACCGACGACCATGGGCAGGTGCTCGGCATCGTCACCGTCGACGACGTGATCGACACGATGATCTCGGACACGACGGAAGCCGCCCAGAGGTTCGGCGGCATGGAGGCACTCGGCCAGCCCTATATGAAGATCGGCTTTGCCGGCATGATCCGCAAGCGCGCCGGCTGGCTCGCCGCCCTGTTCCTCGGCGAAATGCTGACGGCAAGCGCCATGCAGCATTTCGAAGGTGAGCTTGAGAAGGCCGTGGTGCTGACGCTGTTCATCCCGCTGATCATGAGCTCGGGCGGCAATTCCGGCTCGCAGGCGACGTCGCTGATCATCCGGGCTTTGGCGCTCGGCGAGCTGAAGCTGTCGGACTGGTGGAAAGTGCTGTTGCGCGAACTGCCGACGGGCATCGTGCTCGGCGCGATCCTCGGCCTCGTCGGCTTCATCCGCATCGTCTTCTGGCAGTCGTCCGGCCTTTACGACTACGGCCCGCACTGGCAGATGGTCGCCGTCACGGTGTTTGCCGCCCTGATCGGGATCGTCACCTTCGGCTCGATCTGCGGCTCGATGCTGCCCTTCCTGCTGCAAAAGCTGCGGCTCGATCCGGCCAGCGCCTCGGCCCCCTTCGTCGCCACGCTGGTCGACGTCACCGGGCTCGTCATCTACTTCTCGGTGGCGCTGCTCATCCTCAGCGGGACGCTGCTGTAG